CTGActaaattaaccacgagacgttaatcgtgtcacttggggggatatcaactagggttttggtctggcggtcaacggcacgtgtgttcaaacacacgatggaatgtgagcaagacgtgcaatcagttgaaggaattcacaaagtagtgggtggaaaatcgaccaagtctccgcatgatgagcaactggtttcgaACACGATTTTCATTtctccactccttgattccatcaactgtcacacttcatgggatcatggtgtctacaattccagcaatataaataagtctctgaatcatgattgcaGACAACagaacaagaatctcacgtctcatagacaacacgagatcaacacctcatcaattgagcaattactctcaactgagcaacttcaatcattcagaacttatcttattcagaatacacaacacacacacaatctttgattaccattgattccacacatcaacccatcctctttgattacaatctttgattatcttattcctacagatcaacccatcctctcttgtgacctaatttactctggaacgaccattgtcttggtttaggccggagtactacagattgatctctcaaatttaaagcactcccttattgcagtgcatctgtgtgaggttgaacatttcgctcggttcaaggagtctcctccgtacgatcgtctccccaattccgtgaaaaccagcaaatcatttgcCCCATCTACAAAATCTTTATTGTGATGGCTACTCTTTCGAACATTCTTTCTTCTGCTATCGGCTTGTTTAGCTTGTTCCATCCAATTAGATGTAGCTTTTTAACAGATGAAGCATGTCCCCAAAATCAAATCCTAACGATCCGATCAATTTGCTTGTGCACATGGGTGGGGAAAAGCTGGGTTTGCAGGTGATTGCAGGTCAGTGTTAAAGAGGTTTTAATGAGAACAATCCAACCTGCAGGGTTACAACATTTTATCATCCATCCTTGAGATTTACGAGCCAGTCGTTGGAGTAGTGGTTCGAAGATGTGTCAAGAGTTTCTCCCATTTTTGAATTGAACTCCTAAATATATAGGTGGAATTGATGTGGTTGGCATGTCGAAAAATTGGTGTAGAAGGTTTATGTTCTGCGGTTGCAGCTTCGGATGGTGAATGATTATTGATTTTGTTGTGTTGATTATTTGTCCTACCGACGAGCTGTATGATTGAAGAATCCTTTTTAGGTACGCTACCCTCCTGGGTCGCCCTGTAAGTAATGAGAAGATCGTCTGCATACATTAGATGTAGAATGGGTGGTGCCTTTTTTGATATTCGGAGACCCTGAACAAGATTTTTAGTTTCGAGATTTCCAAGATTTGTTGATAGAATTTCTGCACATACGATGAAAATGTAGGAAGATATGGGATCACTCTGTCTGATCCCCCTGGTAGGTGTGATGAATCTATGTATGATAGATAAGTAAAATAAAACTCATTAACTTATAAAACTCGAAATACTAAAATTTGAAATGAAACAACCCAAAgtgtttttttaaagaaaaaccattgtgaatattttttttttgattgaatgaCTTTAATTTATTTATAAAGGAAAATTATATTTTGGATAATGGGTTCTAATCTAAGATTATCCCTTTCTAAAGATAGCACTTTCTCATCATTTCAAATAAGTTCAATAGTAAACTTTGTATCCTTCAGTCTAACTTCCTTAGCAAGTCTATCTTCTAAGTCTAGGAACTTTATATTTTCAAACTTAAAATACATCGGATTAcaagaaagaaaggaaaatttGCATCTGTTGATGAGCACCTCAaggctggttttttttttttttttagttgagTCTCCATTCACTGTCCCACCAAGTTTCGACAATCGTATATGACATATCAACTGGTAAGATTCATCTCCTTTATCCATATTAGATCCTCAATTcctgattttgcttcaacttcTATTGGTCATCTGCAATTTCTTTTAATCCTTGTTTTGTCCACAATAGATATTGCATAACCTATAGTGAATTCAGTATTCGAACAAGAGGCATCAAAGTAAATGAACCAATAAAACTTTTGTCTCCTTTTCTTCTGTTCATGGTATTCTCAATTCTTTATGGATTTGGCTTAGTCGTGGTATTAGTCTTATAGGAATGGTTGATTAACTTGATAAGGTCTGGCATAATTTTATCAAAGATGAAACATATCCGGTATTTCCAAATATactaaataataaagaaaatttcATCACATGTTTTTGAGAACATTATTATTCATCCAATTTTTAAACCAAAGAAAGATATCATTGAGACTATTAGAATTCATACGATAAATTAGTTGTAAAGAAAAAACGTATCAGATGATTTTTCGCGAAAGAACAattaacaaaacaaacaaaaatgattAATTATATTTCTTAACATACTTTGCTATTATATGACCCaaaggaagaacatttgaaaCTGTTTCCCAACAGAAATATCCACTTTAGGCATGGAATTGAGATTCCAAATTTGCTTCCAAAAACATAGATTTATCTTTATCTTCTGTGCAGTTAGAGATAAAATATGTAAGTTGCCTTAGTTGTTACTTCTCCAGAAGGAGTAGAGAGCCATTTAATCATGTTCTAATCATTAGATTAGGGGTAATAGATTTAATTGCATTatgtttatgttatttcttttccatcatatgtttatgttatttcttttccgcattgtattttttttatctttataattgaaatatcacaggttgtacgtatttAAACTTACATAGTATTAACTCGACTTTAAGGAACCTAAAAACCTctttcttgttgaattcgtatcttgaaatatgggttacaagacttgttcttgttggaattcgttTCGTGACAGTTTAGTTATGGCAGAACCCACCAACCAAATCTTGGAGAGTCGTTTTTGGTGGAGTCCAATTTTCTCGGTTTGTTTAGAGCTTTGCCCCTATCAGACTTGGCTAGTGAATTTAACTAACCTGGTTTCCCTTGGATTTGTAACATGTGTTCTTTGGATATGAGAAGAGATTTAAAGGCTACATTTAAGACTGCACACGGTACGCTTCCGCTCGGTTATTGGCCGATctgagtacctgtacctccatATGGACAATACTCTACCTGTGTATATGTATTTGTATATGTATTGCTCGGTTCGGTTCATCACCTGTAACTGTATAGCTCGGTGCTGGTTATATACCTCTCCATCTCAGTAATTTCATCAAAGGTTTTAAGCTATTTATTCTTATCAGTTACACGTTTATTTCATCAAACATTCTAAGCTCTTCATTGTTATCTTTACAAGTAGTCATAGAGGAAGAACTAGTTTTCATTTCGACTTCGCCCATAGAAGAAGGAAATCAAGTAATCCCTTATCACCGTGAAACAATAGATCCCTATGCTAAGTTTGATCAAATTGATTGAAGAGATGATATCAGACTACGAAATTGGGGAATTATTAATTATTGAAAGAAACCCTAGAACATTAAGATGTTGCTAACCTAGGATAGATGATTAGATTTAATTACCTAGGATCAATGGCTAAGGTTCATCAGTATATCGGTGCAATTCGGTCGGTTCTAGCTATAAGACCGATATTTGTACATGTACATACTCGGTTCTGATACGGTGTcggcttgattttcttggttccaaTCCGATTCGATTCCAATTTAGCTAGGAACCAAGAAAACCAAACGGACATCCATAAAacttgtttcttcaagaaaaaaagaaaaaggaaaaaaagaaaaaaaaaaaaggaaagaaagaaagaaagaaaaagaagaccaTATGACTTGGTATAAGCCAGGGTCTTGTATCGGCAGCTGTTAGTGAGAACgtaagaaagaaaggaaaagaagaatagGTATGTACGTAAACAAACTTGTCAGAACATATGGCTAAATCCACTTCCATTCACACAGTAACTTcatctttttccttctttctctcaatagatttctttctttttccccaATTCATCTCTCTGTCTATAAGGATTAGTGACAGACCTCACATGGCCATGCAGAGAGACAAGTTAAGATTATTAGACCCACCCACATTATATATCCCACATGGATGTGTTATGTATGCTGCACAATGAGATCAAAACCACCGTATCTGTCCCACTTCTCCTTCTCTCATGCTTACACCAACAACTACCATGTTAACACTACGAGATGAACCATAAAATAAAAATCACACAGAGTACTGCCTTAACTACATTTTCGTATTACAAATGAAATTTCTTTCCATTTGATTCTTCAGAAAAATCTATCCAAATTTGTTTCTCTGGGtctacataattttttttttcatggagcCTTGAAATTGACAgtgttttttaaactttttctgtgtAGTAAATTTGGTCCCTCTCTATCTATCTattcttgttttcttcttttggttGTTACAGAATGGCATTTTCTGGATTCCTTCCTGTATATACTAATGGATTCTGATTATAATTTTTTGGGTTTGTGGGTCTATCTCCATTTCTTCAATTCTTTAATCATTTAAAGGTTCTTCTCTCCGCTCTAGAGCATCCTTCCTGCCTGCTTTCCTTCTCCCCTCCCCAACAAAATTGTGGGTTTTAGACTTCTGATTGGATAGAGAAATATATTTCCTAGCTTCAATTAAGTAATCATCATTTCATATATTCTCGTTTTGTGATCTGTTTATTTGCTGGAATTTAAGGATAAAACATTTATGGGGTTTTGTAAATTCCCTCTGTTTTTGAGTGATTGAGAAAATTCTGTCATTGCTTGATTCAagcttctttccttttttttttattatgagtCTAGTTCGTAAAAGACCTTCATAATAAGGAAAATCTAAATTCTTTAGAACATAGAGATttcgataaaaaaaaatgtctGCGAAACTTCTCCATGCTTTATCAGAAGAAAACCCAGATCTGCAGAAGCAAATTGGATGCATGACTGGGATTTTTCAAATATTTGATCGTCATAGTATTCTTACTCCTAGAAGAATTACAGCTCAATCCCACAAAAGAACTTCACAAGGTACACTCAATTTCAGCGCTCTTGATTTCTTTAACAGTTGGAATCATCTCTGTTCTATTCATTTATTCATATGAAAAATGAATTGCATGTATATTTTAGACTAGAttacaaaatcaaaagataagACCTTGATTTTTCACTGTTCCGAAGCTATTGATGACTGCTGCTGCAAATAGTATAGACATAGAGATAGTCAAAATGAGGCGTTTTTTTATCAATTACAGTTTTGTTATCTCTTAATGATTAATCACTATCTTTGTTTTGCCAATAGGTAATAGTTCTCATTTGAGCAATGGCAGTCTCCGCGTCGAGCCGGATACTGTTCGTCGCGTAGAGAGCTCTGCGGTAAgaattttgattttcagttatATTTAATGAGTTTAGTGTGAGGATGTGGGATTAGTGATATCTTTTTTTGGTACGAGGATGCGTAATGATTTAGAAAGCCATGTAATTGCAGGAGAAGAAGTTAAATAAGATTAAGAACATTGGCGAAACTCAAAGAGTGATGCTGGAGTCCTCGGGACCTTCGGTGTCGTCGTCATGTTCGTCATCTTTTTCTTCTCATGACTGCAAAACTTCTCAGCAAGAGTCCATTTCGTCTGAGAGAATCATTTTTCCAGTAACGCCGTCCAGGGATCCTTCTATTGTTCAGACAAATACATCTCAAGTAGGCCGGCATTCGCTTGATTTCAGAGACGTTGTTAAGGACTCTATGTACAGAGAAGCTCGTGGTTTATCGGTTAAAACTACAAGCAAAGAGGAACCAGTAAACCGTGTAATGATGCATAAAGATTCTCCCAGGCTTTCGCAGCTGTCAAAGTCAGTTGATGGATCATTTAGCATTGGAAACATTTCGAAGCCGAGGGCTACCGTTGATATTAAGGAATCGCTAAGGTCACCTGGTAGAAATCGAGAATCGCCGTTGAGTTATATTGATAGAGGAGAACCACGGAGACTATCATATGATGTGAAAGATTCTCCTCGGTTTTCTTATGACGGACGGGATGCACGTCGAACATCTTTTGATTCCAGGGATAGCCCAAAATCTACAAAGCTCAGAGAACTTCCAAGGTTGTCACTTGACAGTAGAGAAAGTTATATGAAGGGTTCTAACACTGGTCCAAAATCCAACTTGGTATCTAAGGAATTGCAACGAAGTAGTAGCTACAGCTATAACAGCACATCAAACTCGCAGCAAAGTTTCGGAGGTTATAAGCAGCCTACTAGTGTTGTGGTAAAGTTGATGGGGTTGGAAGGTCTCCCTAATAATTCCACTCCAAAGAATGAGGTTCAGATAACATTGATTAAAACCTGCCCAAGTGAAGAGTGTGATACTTTCTCAAGATCGTCCCAGGCAATTGATGGAACCAAGCAAAGCAGAGTTTCTAGCCCAAGGACTTCCATTAGAGACGCAATTTCACCGAGGGTACGAACTCCTGATTCGACTATGAGACCGGTTTCACCAAGGTTGCCACTTGAACCAGCTCCCTGGAAGAAGCTAGACGGAAGCAAGGGTCAACAGAAATCAGCATCCAAAAATGAGGAAATTGTCACAAGGGCCTTAAATCCTCATCCTTCTGTTTACGCCGAAATTGAGAAGAGGTTGAAAGAGCTTGAGTTTAGGCAATCGGATAGAGATCTTCGAGCACTTAAGCAAATATTGGATTCTATGCAGGCAAAAGGTCTGTTAGAAGCTAAGAAAGAAGATGATAAACATTTAAATGTCGTCTCCGAATCAAACATTAAGAGCTTGAAGCAGCACAGCATTAGTCCAAATCCAAGGTCAGCTAACAGGAGAAACCCCCCGAGCAGTCGCCTAACTTCATCCACAGTTAAGGGGGCTAATACGTCTTCGAAAACATTCGACTCCCCTATAGTGATTATCAAACCAGCTAAAAACATAAAGAAATCTAATGTTTCTGCCTCATCAGTTGTTCCAGTTGATAGTTTATCGGCTCTCCGGCTTCCTCAGAATAGCAAAAAGGATCTACCAAATAACCGAAGTCCTAAACTCAGCAATAGGGAATTGGGTAATCGAGCACTTAATTCCGCTGATAAAAAGGACAATTTCAGGACAGTAAGAGCTTCACAATCTTCAGCTAAGTCTCAGCATATGTCCACAGAAAATGCTGGAAGTACAGTCCGAACCTCAGGATCTGTGAGCCCAAGATTACAAATGAAGCTTGAATTAGAGAAGCGGTCTCGTCCACCAGTTCCTTCTACGTCAGATTCAAGCAAGC
This genomic stretch from Papaver somniferum cultivar HN1 chromosome 5, ASM357369v1, whole genome shotgun sequence harbors:
- the LOC113281827 gene encoding protein LONGIFOLIA 1-like; this encodes MSAKLLHALSEENPDLQKQIGCMTGIFQIFDRHSILTPRRITAQSHKRTSQGNSSHLSNGSLRVEPDTVRRVESSAEKKLNKIKNIGETQRVMLESSGPSVSSSCSSSFSSHDCKTSQQESISSERIIFPVTPSRDPSIVQTNTSQVGRHSLDFRDVVKDSMYREARGLSVKTTSKEEPVNRVMMHKDSPRLSQLSKSVDGSFSIGNISKPRATVDIKESLRSPGRNRESPLSYIDRGEPRRLSYDVKDSPRFSYDGRDARRTSFDSRDSPKSTKLRELPRLSLDSRESYMKGSNTGPKSNLVSKELQRSSSYSYNSTSNSQQSFGGYKQPTSVVVKLMGLEGLPNNSTPKNEVQITLIKTCPSEECDTFSRSSQAIDGTKQSRVSSPRTSIRDAISPRVRTPDSTMRPVSPRLPLEPAPWKKLDGSKGQQKSASKNEEIVTRALNPHPSVYAEIEKRLKELEFRQSDRDLRALKQILDSMQAKGLLEAKKEDDKHLNVVSESNIKSLKQHSISPNPRSANRRNPPSSRLTSSTVKGANTSSKTFDSPIVIIKPAKNIKKSNVSASSVVPVDSLSALRLPQNSKKDLPNNRSPKLSNRELGNRALNSADKKDNFRTVRASQSSAKSQHMSTENAGSTVRTSGSVSPRLQMKLELEKRSRPPVPSTSDSSKPRRQLFNRQPTESGSPGGKARARLSSLHKNDEQMRESSRDTRNSSQQGEEASQLSDSNNSFNSAADAEVTSADRSAEIASVLLQLGSRSPSRKATKNSALSPKQNKLSPRLSEDGMSTEMATTTPEQPSPVSVLDSSFYRDELPSPVKKISNALREFQNNNGHPVEKPESTGIDLKSGINRIKLENIEQLVNKLRKLNSNHNEATTDYIASLCENNNPDHRYISEILLASGLLLRDLGSGLAKIQLHSSGHPINPDLFFVLEQTKGGNVVSKDGPKKSKQDKLHRKLVFDAVNELLIQKLALAGLLNEPWIHTDKLARRTLNAQRLLKDLCSEIEQLQANKQVDDSFDEDEDSLITILQDDVMRQSENWTEFPKEVPVVALDIERLIFKDLIDEIVTSEVGNLRTKTSKSILVK